Proteins co-encoded in one Campylobacter ornithocola genomic window:
- a CDS encoding anaerobic C4-dicarboxylate transporter — translation MEMLTSLSEGTQFSIQLAVVLICLFYGAKKGGIALGLLGGIGLLVLSFGFAVAPGKPSIDVMLTILAVVVASATLQASGGLDVMLQVAERVLRKNPKFLTILAPFVTCFLTILCGTGHVVYTMMPIIYDIAIKNGIRPERPMAASSISSQLGIIASPVSVAVVSLTALLLNPEINKNPLAGFDGYVDLLAITIPSTLIGVLAIGIFSWFRGKDLDKDEDFQARIKDPEQREYIYGDSKTLLGQKLPTIQWVAMWIFLGAIAIVALLGAFPELRPQFTSKGVTKPMNMVATIQMFMLLAGAALIIFTKLDASKIAKNEIFKSGMIALVAVFGISWMADTMFAVHTPMMKESLGNIVVEYPWTYAVMLLLISKFVNSQAAAIAAFVPLALGIGVEPGIIIAFAAACYGYYILPTYPSDLATIQFDRSGTTKIGKFVINHSFILPGLIGVIVSCIAGYFLALSAGYL, via the coding sequence ATGGAAATGCTAACTAGCCTTAGTGAAGGCACTCAATTTAGTATCCAACTAGCCGTAGTTCTCATTTGTCTTTTTTATGGGGCAAAAAAAGGAGGTATCGCTTTAGGTTTATTAGGCGGTATAGGTTTATTGGTTTTAAGTTTTGGTTTTGCTGTAGCACCTGGAAAACCTTCAATTGATGTAATGCTTACTATTTTAGCTGTTGTTGTAGCAAGTGCAACCTTACAAGCTAGCGGTGGTTTAGATGTTATGCTACAAGTTGCAGAAAGAGTTTTAAGAAAAAATCCTAAATTCTTAACCATTTTAGCTCCTTTCGTAACTTGCTTTTTGACTATACTTTGTGGGACTGGACATGTTGTTTATACCATGATGCCTATTATTTATGATATTGCTATTAAAAATGGTATCCGCCCAGAAAGACCGATGGCAGCTTCTAGCATATCATCTCAACTCGGCATTATAGCAAGTCCTGTTTCTGTTGCTGTGGTGAGCTTAACAGCTTTACTTTTAAATCCTGAAATAAACAAAAATCCTTTAGCTGGGTTTGATGGTTATGTAGATTTACTTGCTATTACTATACCTTCTACTTTAATAGGTGTTTTAGCTATAGGAATTTTTTCTTGGTTTAGAGGAAAAGATCTTGACAAAGATGAAGATTTTCAAGCAAGAATCAAAGACCCAGAACAAAGAGAATATATCTATGGAGATAGCAAAACACTCCTTGGCCAAAAACTCCCAACTATTCAATGGGTAGCTATGTGGATTTTCTTAGGTGCTATTGCTATTGTTGCGCTTTTAGGTGCGTTCCCAGAGCTTAGACCACAATTTACCTCAAAAGGTGTTACCAAACCTATGAATATGGTTGCAACAATTCAAATGTTTATGCTCTTAGCGGGTGCAGCATTAATCATCTTTACTAAACTTGATGCAAGTAAAATTGCAAAAAATGAAATTTTTAAATCAGGTATGATAGCTTTAGTAGCAGTTTTTGGAATTTCTTGGATGGCAGATACTATGTTTGCAGTACATACTCCTATGATGAAAGAGTCTTTAGGGAATATAGTTGTTGAATATCCTTGGACTTACGCTGTTATGCTTTTACTCATCTCTAAATTTGTTAATTCTCAAGCAGCAGCAATTGCTGCATTTGTACCACTTGCACTAGGAATTGGTGTTGAGCCAGGTATTATCATAGCCTTTGCAGCAGCTTGCTATGGATACTATATCTTACCAACTTATCCAAGCGATCTTGCAACTATACAATTTGACAGATCAGGAACAACAAAAATAGGTAAATTTGTTATAAATCATAGCTTTATTTTACCAGGTTTAATTGGTGTTATCGTATCTTGTATAGCAGGGTATTTTCTAGCTTTAAGTGCAGGATATTTATAA
- a CDS encoding thermonuclease family protein, protein MKISKKQIIFFITLLKDPKKILIMFFLIVFAYILNYDGGSYINAKVSRVIDGDTIEAKFENEKLKIRLFGIDAPESDQAYGKMAKQFLNAIVLNKEVVLSVKDEDKYGRILAIVYLNDKDINQIMVKNGFAWAYEHYSDLYINEQNYAKENKKGLWEDENPIEPYKWRKQIRLK, encoded by the coding sequence ATGAAAATTTCTAAAAAACAAATCATTTTTTTTATAACTTTATTAAAAGATCCAAAGAAAATTTTAATTATGTTTTTTTTAATTGTTTTTGCTTATATCTTAAACTATGATGGTGGATCTTATATTAATGCTAAAGTGAGCCGTGTGATAGATGGTGATACTATTGAAGCTAAATTTGAAAATGAAAAACTTAAAATTAGGCTTTTTGGTATAGATGCACCTGAGAGTGATCAGGCTTATGGGAAGATGGCTAAACAATTTTTAAATGCTATAGTATTAAATAAAGAGGTGGTTTTGAGTGTAAAAGATGAGGATAAATATGGTAGAATTTTAGCTATTGTATATTTAAATGATAAAGATATCAATCAAATTATGGTTAAAAACGGCTTTGCCTGGGCTTATGAGCATTATAGTGATTTGTATATAAATGAACAAAATTATGCCAAAGAAAATAAAAAAGGTTTATGGGAGGATGAAAATCCTATAGAGCCTTATAAATGGCGTAAGCAAATAAGATTAAAATAG
- a CDS encoding flagellin, with amino-acid sequence MKIGDIGTTQQNHYLNQAQKSQEKALENIAAIRAIDGTDGANLAIADSLRNQYGTIDQGILNAYDSIGVLQIADSTLSNISATTDRLNELSVRSNSAALNDRQKSMLNTEANKLISSINDAFSNATFNGKNVFQSMDFVVGAGVESINLNQPSTTNLSLENQDGIRDFQDQVSSLRADIGAGINAIHSNINSSLQTSINTKEAESKLQNNDLVQNINDFNANYLKENAFLFANAHSNVMLQTKLASLLQ; translated from the coding sequence ATGAAAATAGGCGATATAGGAACAACTCAACAAAATCATTACTTAAACCAAGCTCAAAAAAGCCAAGAAAAAGCTTTAGAAAATATAGCCGCGATACGTGCCATAGATGGGACTGATGGAGCAAATTTAGCCATTGCTGATTCTCTAAGAAATCAATATGGCACCATAGATCAAGGTATTTTAAATGCCTATGATTCCATAGGTGTTTTACAAATTGCTGATTCTACATTAAGCAATATCTCAGCTACCACAGATAGACTCAATGAGCTTTCCGTGCGCTCAAATAGTGCTGCGTTAAATGATAGGCAAAAAAGTATGCTAAATACTGAAGCAAACAAGCTTATAAGTTCAATCAATGATGCATTTTCAAATGCTACCTTTAACGGAAAAAACGTCTTTCAAAGCATGGATTTTGTTGTTGGAGCTGGAGTTGAAAGTATTAATTTAAATCAACCAAGCACAACAAATTTAAGTCTTGAAAACCAAGATGGAATTCGTGATTTTCAAGATCAAGTAAGCTCTTTACGTGCAGATATTGGTGCTGGGATTAATGCTATTCATTCTAATATCAACTCATCTTTGCAAACTAGCATTAACACCAAAGAAGCTGAAAGTAAATTGCAAAATAATGATTTAGTGCAAAATATCAATGATTTTAACGCAAATTATCTAAAAGAAAATGCATTTTTATTTGCAAACGCCCATTCAAATGTAATGCTACAAACCAAACTAGCAAGCTTACTTCAATAA
- the cmoB gene encoding tRNA 5-methoxyuridine(34)/uridine 5-oxyacetic acid(34) synthase CmoB yields the protein MQDNALFKQVLKHHLYEKIQKLSVKIQNSNYLINESFDIFCDKKLDNEIKDIALELKPWRKGPFKINDLFIDTEWQSFIKFNILKKHLPCIENKIVADIGCNNGYYMFKMLEFNPLKLIGFDPSIKYYLQFLFLNSIAKTQIQYELLGVADVPNYSIKFDVIFCLGVIYHRSDPIAMLKQLKQSLNKDGIVFLDTMYIEDEREIALIPQKTYSKIPNIFFIPSILGLRNWCYRAGFSEFEVIMTKQTDHEEQRKTQWIDSYSLDQFLDKNDSNLTCEGYEAPKRVYVKLKV from the coding sequence ATGCAGGATAATGCTTTATTCAAGCAAGTTTTAAAACACCATTTGTATGAAAAAATTCAAAAACTTAGTGTCAAAATTCAAAATTCAAATTATCTCATAAATGAAAGTTTTGACATCTTTTGTGATAAAAAACTAGATAATGAAATTAAAGATATTGCCTTAGAATTAAAACCTTGGCGCAAAGGACCTTTTAAAATTAATGATTTGTTTATAGATACAGAATGGCAAAGTTTTATTAAATTTAATATTTTGAAAAAACATCTTCCTTGTATTGAAAATAAAATAGTTGCAGATATTGGTTGTAATAATGGTTATTACATGTTTAAAATGCTTGAATTTAACCCTTTAAAACTCATAGGTTTTGATCCTTCTATTAAGTACTATTTGCAATTTTTATTTTTAAATTCTATTGCTAAAACTCAAATACAATATGAACTTTTAGGGGTAGCTGATGTTCCAAATTATAGTATAAAATTTGATGTGATTTTTTGTCTTGGAGTGATTTATCATCGTAGTGATCCCATAGCCATGCTAAAACAACTCAAACAATCTTTAAATAAAGATGGCATAGTCTTTTTAGATACTATGTATATAGAAGATGAAAGAGAAATTGCGCTCATTCCTCAAAAAACTTACTCAAAAATACCAAATATTTTTTTCATTCCGTCGATATTAGGTTTAAGAAATTGGTGTTATAGAGCTGGATTTAGTGAATTTGAAGTTATAATGACTAAACAAACCGATCATGAAGAACAAAGAAAAACACAATGGATTGATTCTTATTCCTTAGATCAATTTTTAGACAAAAATGACTCAAATTTAACTTGCGAAGGCTATGAAGCACCAAAAAGAGTTTATGTTAAATTAAAGGTATAA
- a CDS encoding M20/M25/M40 family metallo-hydrolase: MREIIQNFKQITQIPHCSFHTEELRNFLVNFAKDQNCQVSVDKAGNIHAYKGKPKICLQSHYDMVCMGEAPNIQVYEENGYLKAKNSSLGADNGIGISLMMQALKDFENIECLFTNDEEVGLCGANNLTHTLISNKLLNLDHESDNEVIIGCAGGVDIFASLNLEIDEKEEECYELEAINFKGGHSGIDIIKNIKSSIKEASCFITQNQGELCEFNAGERINSIPKHAKIIAFFKNSPKENNHFKVKYLGKIKRKYYKNSQIILNLINAFAQGVRTFNHHLSLVQTSINLSLAYEKEGKFHFELFARSNDLQELKNIEFETLTYFKIQNCEVSSANFYPPWNNKDTSFGEEILSYLKKENPKAKLYTIHAGLECGIISEKQPLECCSIGPNIYSPHSTDEKCEINSIEKISKILFDILKNHQ; this comes from the coding sequence ATGCGAGAAATTATACAAAATTTTAAACAAATTACTCAAATACCTCATTGTAGTTTTCATACTGAAGAATTAAGAAATTTTCTTGTTAATTTTGCTAAAGATCAAAATTGTCAAGTAAGTGTAGATAAAGCAGGCAACATTCATGCATATAAAGGTAAGCCAAAAATTTGCCTACAAAGTCATTATGATATGGTTTGCATGGGAGAAGCTCCAAATATACAAGTATATGAAGAAAATGGATATTTAAAGGCCAAAAATTCGAGTTTAGGTGCAGATAATGGCATAGGTATATCCTTAATGATGCAAGCTTTAAAAGACTTTGAAAATATCGAATGTCTTTTTACTAACGATGAAGAAGTTGGACTTTGCGGAGCAAATAATCTTACTCATACTTTAATTTCAAACAAGCTTTTAAATTTAGATCATGAAAGTGATAATGAGGTTATTATAGGTTGTGCTGGTGGAGTAGATATTTTTGCTAGTTTAAATTTAGAAATAGATGAAAAAGAAGAAGAGTGCTATGAGTTAGAAGCAATTAATTTTAAAGGCGGACATTCAGGAATCGATATTATTAAAAACATCAAATCATCTATTAAAGAAGCAAGTTGTTTCATCACTCAAAATCAAGGTGAGCTTTGTGAGTTTAATGCGGGTGAGAGAATTAACTCTATACCAAAACATGCTAAAATCATAGCATTTTTTAAAAATTCCCCAAAAGAAAACAATCATTTCAAAGTAAAGTATCTAGGTAAAATCAAAAGAAAATACTACAAAAACTCTCAAATTATTTTAAACCTTATCAATGCTTTTGCACAAGGTGTTAGAACTTTCAATCATCATCTAAGTTTAGTCCAAACAAGTATCAATCTTTCATTAGCTTATGAAAAAGAAGGTAAATTTCATTTTGAACTTTTTGCAAGATCTAATGATTTACAAGAGCTTAAAAATATTGAATTTGAAACTTTAACTTACTTTAAAATACAAAATTGTGAAGTTTCAAGTGCAAATTTTTATCCACCATGGAACAATAAAGATACTAGTTTTGGAGAAGAAATTCTAAGTTATTTAAAAAAAGAAAATCCAAAAGCTAAACTTTATACCATACACGCTGGTTTAGAATGTGGTATTATAAGTGAAAAACAACCTTTAGAATGCTGTTCTATAGGTCCAAATATCTATAGCCCACATTCAACAGATGAGAAATGTGAAATAAATTCTATTGAAAAAATTAGTAAAATTCTTTTTGATATCTTAAAAAATCATCAATAA
- a CDS encoding M48 family metallopeptidase: MTLITILCIYTTFLIFISYTQISFLKKEKEKQAIILDEHDYKNAADIAIENEKYKIFSNLYNLMINISWISFGFLYLKEVFIKENSTLENTLFLLIFLLIISILNLPLSYYESFIKDKKHGFSNMTLALFVKDSIKSLALMLIFGFLIIYALVFCFEFFSTYWWIVAFALSFIIMLIINLIYPTLIAPMFNKMKKLEDENLLEKITNLMQKCGFSANGVYVIDASKRDKRLNAYFGGLFKSKRVVLFDTLLNALKEKELIAVLGHELGHFVHKDLLKMLFVSALMLFALFFIFAHLPSFFYIESHLYGVNAGVFALLLIFGNIFTFIISPLLNKMSQKNEFNADLHGAKLSSKEDMKNALIALAKENKAFVKTSKIYTFFHLSHPCIYDRIKALQ; the protein is encoded by the coding sequence ATGACTTTGATAACTATTTTATGTATTTATACAACCTTTTTGATCTTCATATCTTATACACAAATTTCTTTTTTAAAAAAAGAAAAAGAAAAACAAGCAATTATTTTAGATGAGCATGATTATAAAAATGCTGCAGACATTGCCATAGAAAATGAAAAATATAAAATCTTTTCTAATCTTTATAACCTAATGATTAACATTTCTTGGATTAGCTTTGGTTTTTTATACTTAAAAGAAGTTTTCATAAAAGAAAATTCGACTTTAGAAAATACTTTATTTTTACTTATTTTTTTGTTGATAATTAGTATTTTAAATTTACCACTTAGTTATTACGAAAGCTTTATAAAAGACAAAAAACACGGCTTTTCTAATATGACTTTAGCACTTTTTGTTAAAGATAGTATTAAATCTTTAGCTCTAATGCTTATTTTTGGCTTTTTAATCATTTATGCTTTAGTATTTTGCTTTGAGTTTTTTAGCACATACTGGTGGATCGTAGCTTTTGCTTTAAGCTTTATAATCATGCTCATTATAAATCTCATCTACCCTACTCTCATTGCACCAATGTTTAATAAAATGAAAAAACTTGAAGATGAAAATCTGCTTGAAAAAATCACAAATTTAATGCAAAAATGTGGTTTTAGTGCAAATGGTGTTTATGTCATTGATGCAAGTAAAAGAGATAAAAGATTAAATGCTTATTTTGGTGGTTTATTTAAAAGCAAAAGAGTAGTGCTTTTTGACACACTTTTAAATGCTTTAAAAGAAAAAGAACTCATCGCTGTTTTGGGTCATGAGCTAGGACATTTTGTGCATAAGGATTTACTAAAAATGCTGTTTGTTAGTGCTTTGATGCTTTTTGCTTTGTTTTTTATCTTTGCTCATTTACCAAGCTTTTTTTATATTGAAAGTCATTTATATGGCGTAAATGCTGGAGTTTTTGCACTTTTATTGATTTTTGGAAATATTTTTACTTTTATTATCTCCCCACTACTTAACAAAATGAGCCAAAAAAATGAATTTAATGCTGACTTACATGGAGCAAAACTAAGCTCTAAAGAAGATATGAAAAATGCTCTCATAGCTTTAGCAAAAGAAAATAAAGCTTTTGTTAAAACAAGTAAAATTTATACTTTCTTTCATCTAAGTCATCCTTGCATTTATGATAGAATCAAAGCTTTACAATGA
- a CDS encoding HemK/PrmC family methyltransferase, whose protein sequence is MSINKALKQAYAKDHTHKEYILFILCELLQKDKAWIFLNPEFQIDEKVFLEYVDRFLNGEPFEYLFKKTQFYGLDFFVEKGVLIPRFDSELLLEKCLEILDHHSFKNILEIGFGSGILSICLAKLRQIFIKACDINLKALELAEKNANFHNVSNLIDFQLCDFKNIQGNFDFIFSNPPYIKNDYPLDKWVQNEPHNALFGGDTGWEILHEIILFAKNHNTKVLACEFGYDQKAILNKILKENGFKATFYQDYNGFDRAFVAWNLKN, encoded by the coding sequence ATTTCAATCAACAAAGCTTTAAAACAAGCTTATGCAAAAGATCATACTCATAAAGAATATATACTTTTTATTCTTTGTGAGCTTTTGCAAAAAGATAAAGCTTGGATTTTTTTAAATCCTGAATTTCAAATTGATGAAAAAGTTTTTTTAGAATATGTAGATAGATTTTTAAACGGCGAGCCTTTTGAGTATTTGTTTAAAAAAACACAATTTTATGGTTTAGATTTTTTCGTAGAAAAAGGAGTTTTGATACCACGCTTTGATAGTGAATTATTACTTGAAAAATGCTTAGAAATTTTAGATCATCATTCTTTTAAAAATATACTTGAAATAGGTTTTGGAAGTGGAATTTTAAGCATTTGCCTAGCAAAGTTAAGACAAATTTTTATAAAAGCTTGTGATATTAATCTAAAAGCACTAGAACTTGCCGAGAAAAATGCAAATTTTCACAATGTTTCAAATCTAATCGATTTTCAACTTTGTGATTTTAAAAACATACAAGGAAATTTCGATTTTATTTTTTCTAATCCCCCATATATTAAAAACGATTACCCATTGGATAAATGGGTACAAAATGAACCGCATAATGCTTTATTTGGCGGAGACACAGGCTGGGAAATTTTACATGAAATTATTCTTTTTGCTAAAAATCATAACACAAAAGTCTTAGCATGCGAGTTTGGTTATGATCAAAAGGCAATTTTAAATAAAATCTTAAAAGAAAATGGTTTTAAGGCCACTTTTTATCAAGATTATAATGGATTTGATAGAGCCTTTGTTGCGTGGAATTTAAAAAATTAG
- a CDS encoding autotransporter outer membrane beta-barrel domain-containing protein: MRNSRKIFLSTCVATMVASSAHAVIGGGISFTDSNLKDENKNGNYSFIVDKDTGSIYNISSVIGSSFDGKTNKFINHLNIDAAKSTFNVGANGQDAEIGHYFDGEKDKFYSFNIKAKEIIFDGTNNTLGQETSLNVGNTGVIEGDLALRNGADLFISNGTLGSQSANGSLLVKGNFSATNANLDFYGNHSFHITGKANITNSTFSATNAPVSENGIFLLSADGGFNKNLTTSNTAGVYTIISTADALGLSAEEAKKYNESFDSIKVNIKDVNHEIKVVGNSLYISANVDTKAWNNNIKTNGLAKSLKEAQKLALQSMIDEYTRLMSEAPGIQPKTDAKQDFTKADYQQIIRDLTGKMNAIDVNDKSPVFNSQIDAVLGSILTSNRQQAAGSALTDAMIGNTQQAKNVVNSARESANNSNRQGAIQVINLANEMAISTRMMQDRNQGENSVWSNAFGGANMIGSESDSVYGITLGIDRQFSDSVLFGAYLTYADSKLNYNSISQDADNLQFGAYSRITNGQHEFDIKTYAQFSFADQERFLNGTSNKSDFTQTYLGASGSYGYVFDFSDNFSIKPLIGLNLYYSHTPDYTENGLWAQKVYSMDSFAASAELGAEFRKFFNGGSYFYVTPKIEQFFAMSGDNFKARFTGSDFSYNVAGAEKDKTFGKILIGSNISVTDRFSIDLSVGAKQILGNKDDNTDETYITGNIGVKYSF; this comes from the coding sequence ATGAGAAATTCAAGAAAAATTTTTCTATCAACTTGCGTTGCTACCATGGTAGCTAGTTCAGCCCATGCTGTTATAGGGGGGGGGATATCGTTTACAGATTCTAACCTAAAAGATGAAAACAAAAACGGAAATTATTCTTTCATAGTAGATAAAGATACAGGTTCTATCTACAATATCTCTTCTGTCATTGGATCTAGCTTTGATGGCAAAACAAACAAATTTATTAATCACTTAAATATAGATGCAGCTAAAAGTACATTTAATGTTGGTGCTAATGGTCAAGATGCAGAAATTGGTCATTATTTTGATGGAGAAAAAGATAAATTTTACTCTTTTAACATAAAAGCAAAAGAAATAATTTTTGATGGTACAAATAATACTTTAGGTCAAGAAACTTCTTTAAATGTAGGTAATACTGGGGTTATAGAGGGAGATCTAGCACTACGCAACGGCGCTGATCTTTTTATTAGCAATGGTACCTTAGGAAGCCAAAGTGCAAATGGTTCTTTACTCGTAAAAGGTAATTTTTCTGCAACAAATGCAAATCTTGATTTCTATGGTAATCACAGTTTTCATATAACTGGAAAAGCAAATATAACAAACTCAACATTTAGCGCTACCAATGCTCCAGTAAGTGAAAACGGTATCTTTTTACTAAGTGCTGATGGTGGTTTTAATAAAAATCTTACAACTTCAAATACAGCAGGTGTTTATACAATTATATCAACAGCGGACGCTCTTGGACTAAGTGCAGAAGAAGCTAAAAAATATAACGAAAGTTTTGACTCAATAAAGGTAAATATAAAAGATGTAAATCATGAAATAAAAGTAGTAGGAAATTCTCTATATATCAGTGCTAATGTTGATACAAAAGCTTGGAATAACAACATTAAAACAAATGGTCTTGCTAAATCTTTAAAAGAAGCTCAAAAATTAGCCTTACAATCTATGATTGATGAATATACAAGATTGATGAGCGAAGCACCTGGTATCCAACCAAAAACAGACGCAAAACAAGATTTCACTAAAGCAGACTACCAACAAATAATTAGAGATTTAACAGGCAAAATGAATGCAATTGATGTAAATGATAAATCACCTGTATTTAACAGTCAAATCGATGCTGTATTAGGTTCAATCTTAACATCGAACAGACAACAAGCAGCGGGTAGCGCTCTAACTGATGCTATGATAGGTAATACACAACAAGCCAAAAATGTAGTAAATTCAGCTAGAGAAAGTGCTAACAATTCTAACCGTCAAGGCGCTATCCAAGTTATCAACTTAGCTAATGAAATGGCTATTTCAACTAGAATGATGCAAGATAGAAATCAAGGTGAAAACAGCGTTTGGTCTAATGCATTTGGTGGAGCAAATATGATAGGTAGCGAGAGTGATTCTGTATATGGTATTACACTAGGTATAGATAGACAATTTAGTGATTCAGTATTATTTGGAGCATATTTAACTTATGCTGACTCTAAATTAAACTACAATTCTATCAGTCAAGATGCAGACAATTTGCAATTTGGTGCGTATTCAAGAATAACAAACGGCCAACATGAATTTGATATTAAGACATATGCACAATTTAGCTTTGCAGATCAAGAAAGATTTTTAAATGGCACTAGCAATAAATCTGATTTCACACAAACTTATTTAGGTGCAAGTGGTAGTTATGGCTATGTGTTTGATTTTAGCGACAACTTCTCAATCAAACCATTAATTGGATTAAATCTTTACTATAGCCACACTCCTGACTATACAGAAAATGGTCTTTGGGCTCAAAAAGTTTATTCAATGGATAGCTTTGCAGCAAGTGCAGAACTTGGAGCAGAATTTAGAAAATTCTTTAATGGTGGTAGCTATTTCTATGTTACTCCAAAAATTGAACAATTCTTTGCTATGAGTGGAGATAACTTTAAAGCTCGTTTTACAGGAAGTGATTTTAGTTACAATGTAGCTGGCGCTGAAAAAGACAAAACTTTTGGTAAAATTCTTATCGGAAGTAACATTAGTGTTACAGATAGATTCTCTATTGATCTAAGTGTAGGTGCTAAACAAATCCTAGGTAACAAAGATGACAACACTGATGAAACTTATATAACTGGTAATATTGGTGTTAAATACTCATTCTAA
- a CDS encoding DUF4149 domain-containing protein — protein sequence MKSIYLFLLASLIGIEISIGVFLAPTIFYPAKFIGEGVLTHFQSGLLMTHIFVQFGYVLLGVSALSILMEIFSFKDKNLTFKINFSKFMLSLIILVLSLLFVFYFTAYVLEAQSLGEEATKTQEFIKIHGASEVVMKIIMLSQVILFFLNFKTKK from the coding sequence ATGAAATCAATATATTTATTTTTACTAGCAAGTTTAATTGGGATTGAAATTAGCATAGGTGTTTTTTTAGCTCCAACTATATTTTATCCTGCTAAATTCATAGGCGAAGGAGTTTTAACTCATTTTCAAAGTGGGCTTTTAATGACACACATTTTTGTGCAATTTGGCTATGTTTTACTAGGTGTGAGTGCTTTGTCTATTCTTATGGAAATTTTCTCATTTAAGGATAAAAATTTAACTTTTAAAATAAATTTTTCAAAATTTATGCTCTCTTTAATCATTTTGGTACTAAGTTTGCTTTTTGTATTTTACTTCACTGCTTATGTTTTAGAAGCACAAAGTTTAGGAGAAGAAGCAACTAAGACTCAAGAATTTATAAAAATTCATGGTGCAAGTGAAGTTGTGATGAAAATTATCATGTTATCACAAGTTATTTTATTTTTTTTAAATTTTAAAACAAAAAAGTGA